GACCCAGAAGCCGGCGACCATGAACCCGCCAAAGACGATGAGCCACGAGAGGGAACCCCAGAGCAACGTGGCGGCGAAGCCGAGCAAACCGATGGCGACGAGCCAGAGTTGTCCGACTGCAAGTCGGCGTGAGTGTAACTCCGCGCCGGACCAAACCGGAACGAACTGCGTCATCGCGCCCATAATGGTAATACACACCCACCCCGCGAGCAGTAGGTGGACGTGGGCAAGTGTCCCGAGTCCGGGAAGGAGATTCAGGGCTCCGAGAACGCCGGCGACACCACCGAACAACAGAAAGCCGAACCCGATCACGAAGTGTCGAAGCGGAATCGTCATCGGCGGCTGTTGATCAGTCTCTAACCCACCCGGGATAGCGCTCATAGCATTCGGTACGGGTCGTGTCCACCTCTCCCTAATTCCGAAGATGTTCGGGACGACGTCCGCCCGAACTGTGCGAGGTAGTTCGAGAGACGCCAGAGGCGTCTCTCGTCATCACGAAAATCTCCAATTTTCGGACAACCGGCCTCGGAAGAAGAACGAAGTGAGTATGCCGGCGCTGACCGTCTCTACGTACATACCGTGTGCACTCAGCCGAACATCTCCGGACGTAGTCCTTTGCGATTCGCGTCCGTAGGACTAGCTGCCAACAGAACAAATGAGGGACGAATACGACGAGTTACAGGAGCAAACTCACAGGAGGTACTGGGAACGCGTTTCAGCCGACCAGATAGAGCCTCCGATTCAGGTTGGACTCCCGTACGTCGAACTCAAGCTTGAACATCCGGATGTCGAGCCCACCCAGTTTAGTAATTCGTTCTTCCCTGATGTGGTTCCCTATCAAATTGGCGCGGAACATCGTATCTTCTACTGGCGATCGGCTCTCTCTGCCGGTCATGCGCCTCTTGCGCAATGGGCCGGAGTCTGCGCGACGGCACATAGAGTAGAGCCTATCACGACAGGGAAATCGATGGCTCCAACGCTCGTGACTACCGCTGACGCCACGCATGTGGTCGTCGTCGACGGGATTATTGGAGGCGAGTCCACGGAAGCTATCCTTTCACAGTACGAGCCACCGAGAATTTTGGTCGATCGAGTAACTGCCGATGCGGTGGTACTCGATACACCGGCCGGTCGACGCCGAGTTTCCAGCGGGAACCGCGAGCAGATTGAACTCCTACCGCAACGCGTACGTGTCGGAGACAGCAAGAAGCGGATCTGCGTTACCCCACAGCTTCATATTCGGTATCCGGGGCAACGAGTCGTGTATCATCCAGCACCAGACGCAACGTACGCGTTGTTTCCCTCGTTCGGATTGACACTCGATGACGTTCCTAATCCAGTTTCGATTCCGCAAACGGGAGACGATCTCGATGACACTGCACTCACGGCAGCATTCGGTGTCGATCTGTCAGCACGACCGTATGCCGAGCGAGTGCTCTGGCAGGCATTTGCGTACACAAGCTTTAGCCCCCACCGAGAGTCGCCGCCGCAACTCGCTCAGCTCGACTCCGGGCTACTCGCTGTCCTCAATCCAAGCTGACTGAAGACAGACGTACTCAACTAACCAAACCATTCTAGGAACGAGAACTAGCATCATCAAGAAGCTGCGTTCCTGCCTCCGTAAGTTCGTATACGCCGCCACCGAACATGGCAATGTAGCCCTGATCGTGAAGAGAACTACACTGGAGGTCGACCTCAACAGGGTGCATCTCGAGTCGGGTGGCGATCTCCACTACCTGCAGTGGTCCATCCGTATCGAGGAGATCAAGAACGGCCGTTCCTACGCCATCCATCTGTATACATTCAGTTTGTCGTGGGTGTCGATTTGGCATGGTGATCGAAATTAGCTGAATTCGGCGTTTGTTGCATTTGTTCCGAGGTCAGGCGAATTCATCATCAGCTTGCGCTTCGAGGAGTTCTTGATAGCGATTCCGGATTGTCACCTTGCTCACTTGCGTTACGTCGCTGACTTGCTGTTGGGTCACGGACTCATTCGTGAGATGTGATGCGGCGTAGACCGCGGATGCAGCGAGTCCGACGGGACTTTTACCACTGTGCAGGCCCAATGACATCGCTGTTTCGAGGAGATCCCGTGCGACGCGTTCTGATTCTGCACTGAGTGTGAGCTCCGAGTTGAATCGACTGACGTAGGTTGTGGGATCAGTTGGCTCGATTCCCAGCTCCAGTTCTTGGACCAGGTACCGATAGGCACGCTGGATCCGGAGCTTCTCGACCCGGCTGACGTCGCTTATCTCGACCAGACTTCGAGGGATACCAGTTTGGCGGGCCGCACCGTACAGACACGCCGTCGCTATGCCTTCGATCGAGCGACCGGGCAGGAGTTCTTCCTCGAGTGCTCGTCGATACAGGACGCCGGCGGTCTCCCGGACGATTTCCGGTAATCCAAGTGCCGCGGCCATCCGATCGATCTCGCCGAGTGCCTGTTTCAGATTCCGCTCTTGGTTACTCTTCGCGCGGAAGCGCTCATCCCAGACGCGGAGTCGCCCCATCAACTCACGTTGGCGTGTATTCAGCGACTTCCCGGATGAATCTTCATTCCGCCAGCCGATCGTCGTGCTCAGTCCTTTATCGTGGAGACGATTCGTGGTCGGTGCACCAACGCGACTGCGAGATTCCTTTTCCTCTTGGCTGAACGAACGCCACTCAGGTCCGCGATCGACGAGTTCGGCGTCGACAACCAATCCACACGACTCACAGAGCTGTTCGGCGCGCTCGGGATCATAGATCACATCGGCGTCGCACTCCGGACAGACCAACTCGGTGACCCCATCCTCTGATGCGGTACCACGTTCGGTAGTGTCCGTCCGATCGTGACTACGGATTTTGTACATTGATCTGATGGTTCACGGATTGCTGTGGTGGCTTTCTGCATCAGGAGACGATGAACGGTTCCTGACGGAGCAGTACTGTTTGGTCATGACTAGCACGGAATCTGTGAGCGGAGGGGAAGTAGTGCCTGTCCGATTCCCAACTTCTGGGAATCACGTACGTAGAAACCGAACATGTACCGGAGAACCATCATGGACTCCTACCAGTAACGCTCAGTTATGGCGACGGTTACGGTTCAATTCGCGCTTACACTAGTAATGGGTCTCCTTCTCGGAGGGGCAGTCTGGTGGCTCACGTCGGTCGAAAACTGGCGGTCGTATACTCCGGCCGGTGGCGGTACACAGCAACAAGGAGAGGAACACCAACACGTGGAAAAACCGGGCGGCCTCGTTCGGTGGCTCACCACCGTCGATCACAAGGACATCGGCCTTATGTACGGCGCGTTCGCGCTACTCTCGTTCGCGTGGGGCGGCATCGCGGTCACACTGATGCGAACGGAGCTCACAACACCTCCAGCCGACCTCCTCGGAGCAACAACGTACAACGCCCTGATGACTAGCCACGGGATTACGATGCTGTTCCTGTTCGGCACGCCTATGCTCGCTGCTATCTCGAATTACATGATCCCGCTCTTGATCGGGGCGGATGACATGGCGTTCCCGCGGATCAACGCGATTGCGTTCTGGCTGCTTCCACCAGGGGCACTACTCATCTGGGCAGGGATCATCCTCGAACCGCTCGGAATCGGGGTCGAAGGAGCCCAAACTGCATGGACGTTGTACGCACCACTCTCGATTCAACAGACGAATCCCGGTGTCGACCTGATGATCCTCGGACTGCACCTCACTGGAGTGAGTGCGACGATGGGCGCAATCAACTTCGTGACGACAATCTTCACTGAACGCGGGGAGGAGGTCACGTGGGCGAATCTCGATCTCTTTTCGTGGACGGTACTCGTGCAGTCGGGCCAGATTCTATTCGCCTTCCCACTATTGGGTTCAGCCCTCATCATGCTCCTCCTCGACCGCAACTTCGGCACGACATTCTTCACCGTCGAAGGTGGAGGGCCGATCCTCTGGCAGCACCTCTTCTGGTTCTTCGGTCACCCTGAAGTGTACATCCTGGTCATTCCACCGATGGGCCTCGTGAGTTACATCCTCCCGCGCTTTGCAGGCCGGAAGCTGTTCGGGTTCAAATTCGTGGTGTACTCGACGCTCGCACTCGGCGTGTTGTCGTTCGGTGTGTGGGCCCACCATATGTTTGCCACCGGCATCGATCCGCGAATTCGCGCATCGTTCATGGCGGTCTCCATCGCAATTGCGATTCCGAGCGCGGTGAAGACGTTCAACTGGATTGCCACCATGTGGAACGGCGAACTGCGGCTTACCGCGCCGATGTTATTCTGTGTCGGGTTCATTGCGAACTTCATCATCGGCGGCGTCACCGGCGTATTCGAGGCGTCTATTCCAGTTGACCTCGTCCTCCACGACACGTATCACGTCATCGCGCACTTCCATTACGTGATCATGGGTGCGATTGCGTTCGCCATCTTCGCCGCCGTCTACTACTGGTTCCCGCTCTATACGGGGAAGTGGTACCAGCGTACCCTTGCGAAGTGGCATTTCTGGCTCACCATGATCGGAACGAACGTCACGTTCTTCCCCATGATTCTCCTCGGTTACGGTGGAATGCCTCGCCGTTACGCCAGCTACGAGCTTCCAGTCGGTCCCGAGGCGTACTTCGCGTTCCTCCACCAGCTAGCGACCTTCGGAGTCTATATTCTCGCTGTCGGACAGCTCATTTTCGTCTGGAACATCGTCCAGTCCTGGCTTGAAGGACCGGATGTTGAAGATGGAGATCCGTGGAAACTCGGAGAGCGTGGACTGCTAACGCACGAATGGGACTGGTTTGACCGAAAACTCGAGACAACGATTCCCGACGGCGGTGCTGAATGTGGTGATGAATGATTGACAAGGTCATTGTCGTCTACTACGCGCTCGGTTGTGGTTACTCGCCCGCAAAGGCCCAAATTAAGCTCTGGATCGTCTTTCCGATGAAAAATCCCATTACGGACCCGAGCACCACTCCTTCAATACTGCCAAGCAGGTAGCCGATCATCGCCCCCATAGTCGTAAGGAAGTACTCTGGATAGGCACGAAGCAGCCGTAATCGGGTGAAAGGTGGCTCAGTCGTCGTCATTGATTCGGTGCCACAGGGGATCGAACCTCGGCGATTCGGTTGAATCGAGGGCCTCCGTTCGATACCGCTCCTGGAGCAGATCAGAACAGAGGATGCACTGACTCGGACATCTTGTGCCGAAGGTGTTCGGCTCGCTTGGATTCCTCTCCCCGTGTATGGAACGTATATCTTATATGCCGTTTTCAGGGGAGGGAGCTAATGTATTTTTCAAAGATTGTCATGAACGGTACGCTCTCACTATTAGTCGACGTAGAGCGAGTAGAGGATAATCGCAAACCCGATCGTAGTCAGTGCACTCTCGATGATGAGCGCATACTGCGTCTCGACGACGATGAGTTGATCGGCGACACCTGCGAGGAGCGATCCCAAGGTAACCACACCGAATCCGAGCGTCAAGAGACGGAGTGCGGGCGCACCCGTTCGTCGGTACGCTTTCAGCGCGTACAATGTGATCAATCCACCTAACAGTAGCGTCGCGGTCTTGAGTACGATGACCGCGACAGAGATGTGCGAACTCATGTTTCTTTACGTATCTCCGACCAGAGCTGTTCAAGCTGTTCGTCCGCCGATCGGGGCGGTCGCGTAATTGTGACTCCGAACTCACGCTCCTCGTCAAGCTCGATCTCGAGTGATTCGAAGGCCAGTCGATATCGCGTGGTATGATGCCCATCGCTACGGATCTCGGTCTGCTCATCAAGTATCGAGGCGTCCGTGAGAAGCTCTACCTTCCGGTAGGTCGTCGAGAGTGGCACATCGCAGTGTTCGGAGATCT
The Halomarina pelagica DNA segment above includes these coding regions:
- a CDS encoding DUF7521 family protein, giving the protein MSSHISVAVIVLKTATLLLGGLITLYALKAYRRTGAPALRLLTLGFGVVTLGSLLAGVADQLIVVETQYALIIESALTTIGFAIILYSLYVD
- a CDS encoding winged helix-turn-helix domain-containing protein → MVRNPFLQESVPELQDVLDALDDPTCRMIIKHLDEPMTASEISEHCDVPLSTTYRKVELLTDASILDEQTEIRSDGHHTTRYRLAFESLEIELDEEREFGVTITRPPRSADEQLEQLWSEIRKET
- a CDS encoding cbb3-type cytochrome c oxidase subunit I; amino-acid sequence: MATVTVQFALTLVMGLLLGGAVWWLTSVENWRSYTPAGGGTQQQGEEHQHVEKPGGLVRWLTTVDHKDIGLMYGAFALLSFAWGGIAVTLMRTELTTPPADLLGATTYNALMTSHGITMLFLFGTPMLAAISNYMIPLLIGADDMAFPRINAIAFWLLPPGALLIWAGIILEPLGIGVEGAQTAWTLYAPLSIQQTNPGVDLMILGLHLTGVSATMGAINFVTTIFTERGEEVTWANLDLFSWTVLVQSGQILFAFPLLGSALIMLLLDRNFGTTFFTVEGGGPILWQHLFWFFGHPEVYILVIPPMGLVSYILPRFAGRKLFGFKFVVYSTLALGVLSFGVWAHHMFATGIDPRIRASFMAVSIAIAIPSAVKTFNWIATMWNGELRLTAPMLFCVGFIANFIIGGVTGVFEASIPVDLVLHDTYHVIAHFHYVIMGAIAFAIFAAVYYWFPLYTGKWYQRTLAKWHFWLTMIGTNVTFFPMILLGYGGMPRRYASYELPVGPEAYFAFLHQLATFGVYILAVGQLIFVWNIVQSWLEGPDVEDGDPWKLGERGLLTHEWDWFDRKLETTIPDGGAECGDE
- a CDS encoding transcription initiation factor IIB, which codes for MYKIRSHDRTDTTERGTASEDGVTELVCPECDADVIYDPERAEQLCESCGLVVDAELVDRGPEWRSFSQEEKESRSRVGAPTTNRLHDKGLSTTIGWRNEDSSGKSLNTRQRELMGRLRVWDERFRAKSNQERNLKQALGEIDRMAAALGLPEIVRETAGVLYRRALEEELLPGRSIEGIATACLYGAARQTGIPRSLVEISDVSRVEKLRIQRAYRYLVQELELGIEPTDPTTYVSRFNSELTLSAESERVARDLLETAMSLGLHSGKSPVGLAASAVYAASHLTNESVTQQQVSDVTQVSKVTIRNRYQELLEAQADDEFA